A window from Staphylococcus succinus encodes these proteins:
- the sufU gene encoding Fe-S cluster assembly sulfur transfer protein SufU produces MNFNNLNQLYRSVIMDHYKSPRNKGTLDNGSMTVDMNNPTCGDRIHLTFDIEDGFIKDAKFDGEGCSISMSSASMMTEAVKGHSLAEAMKMSQEFTKMMLGEDFEITEEMGDIEALQGVSQFPARIKCATLAWKALEKGTVEKEGNTED; encoded by the coding sequence ATGAATTTTAATAATTTAAATCAGTTGTATCGTTCAGTTATTATGGATCATTATAAAAGCCCGAGAAACAAAGGCACATTAGATAATGGTTCCATGACTGTAGACATGAACAATCCAACATGTGGGGATCGTATTCATCTTACGTTTGATATAGAGGATGGTTTCATTAAAGATGCAAAATTTGATGGAGAAGGTTGCTCAATATCAATGTCTAGTGCTTCTATGATGACTGAAGCTGTTAAGGGTCATTCATTAGCTGAAGCTATGAAAATGAGCCAAGAGTTCACAAAAATGATGCTTGGTGAAGATTTCGAAATTACTGAAGAGATGGGCGACATAGAAGCACTACAAGGTGTATCTCAATTCCCAGCGAGAATCAAGTGTGCTACTTTAGCTTGGAAAGCTTTAGAAAAGGGTACAGTTGAAAAAGAAGGTAACACAGAAGATTAA
- a CDS encoding cysteine desulfurase, whose amino-acid sequence MTELLNVNEIIKDFPILNQQVNGNRLAYLDSTATSQTPVQVIDAIDDYYKRYNSNVHRGVHTLGSLATDGYESARETVRRFINAKYFEEIIFTRGTTASINIVAHSYGDAHISEGDEIVVTEMEHHANIVPWQQLAKRKNAELKFIPMTEDGELNIEDVKATINDNTKIVAITHVSNVLGTVNDIKAITEVAHAHGAIISVDGAQAAPHMDLDMQDLDVDFYSFSGHKMLGPTGIGVLYGKRRLLKNMEPIEFGGDMIDFVGKYDASWADLPTKFEAGTPLIAQAIGLAEAIKYLESLGFDAIHQHETMLTQYAYDKMSEIEGIEIYGPSKERRAGVITFNMTDVHAHDVATAVDTEGVAVRAGHHCAQPLMKWLNQSSTARASFYIYNTKEDIDQMVEALKQTKEFFSYEF is encoded by the coding sequence TTGACCGAATTATTAAATGTTAATGAAATTATAAAAGACTTTCCAATTCTTAATCAACAAGTTAATGGCAACAGACTGGCATATTTAGATTCTACAGCGACGAGTCAAACGCCAGTACAAGTGATTGATGCAATTGATGATTACTATAAACGTTATAATTCTAATGTTCATCGTGGTGTTCATACACTTGGCTCTTTAGCTACTGATGGTTACGAAAGCGCCCGTGAAACAGTTAGACGTTTTATTAATGCAAAATATTTTGAAGAAATTATATTTACGCGTGGTACAACTGCAAGTATTAATATTGTTGCGCATAGTTATGGTGATGCTCACATTTCTGAAGGCGATGAAATTGTCGTTACTGAAATGGAACATCATGCGAATATTGTGCCTTGGCAACAATTAGCCAAACGAAAAAATGCAGAATTGAAATTTATTCCTATGACTGAAGATGGAGAATTAAATATCGAGGATGTAAAAGCAACAATAAATGATAACACTAAAATTGTTGCAATCACTCATGTATCTAATGTGCTTGGAACGGTAAATGATATCAAGGCAATTACTGAAGTAGCACACGCACATGGCGCGATTATAAGTGTAGATGGTGCACAAGCTGCCCCTCATATGGACTTAGATATGCAAGACCTAGACGTGGATTTCTATAGTTTTAGTGGTCATAAAATGCTTGGTCCAACAGGTATCGGTGTGTTATATGGTAAACGTCGTTTATTGAAAAACATGGAGCCTATTGAATTTGGCGGTGACATGATTGATTTTGTAGGGAAATATGATGCTTCTTGGGCTGACTTACCTACAAAATTTGAAGCCGGTACACCTTTAATCGCACAAGCAATCGGTTTAGCAGAAGCAATAAAATATCTTGAAAGTTTAGGGTTCGATGCCATTCATCAACATGAAACGATGTTGACACAATATGCTTACGACAAAATGTCTGAAATAGAAGGTATTGAAATATATGGACCTTCTAAAGAACGTCGTGCTGGCGTGATTACGTTTAACATGACTGATGTTCATGCGCATGACGTTGCTACAGCAGTAGATACAGAAGGTGTAGCTGTCAGAGCAGGTCATCATTGTGCACAGCCTCTTATGAAATGGTTGAATCAATCTTCAACAGCACGTGCGAGTTTCTATATATACAACACTAAAGAAGATATTGACCAAATGGTTGAAGCCTTGAAACAAACGAAGGAGTTTTTCTCATATGAATTTTAA
- the sufD gene encoding Fe-S cluster assembly protein SufD — translation MTTETLNISEAQLVEYSQAHNEPAWMTELRKEALKLTETLEMPKPDKTKINKWDFDSFKQHETTGEVFNALDELPEAVKEIIDIKNSENLIIQHNNTLAFTKVSESASNDGVIVEGLSEALVNHPDLVKQHLMNETVTVDEHRLTALHTALINGGIFVYVPKNVVVEHPIQYVVLHDDADASFYNHVIITTEESAEVTYVENYLSNAASEAGQLNIISEVNAGANSKITYGSVDYLDKGFTGHIIRRGVTAEDATINWALGLMNEGSQIIDNTTNLIGDRSESALKSVVVGTGDQKINLTSKIVQYGKETNGYILKHGVMREHASTVFNGIGYIKHGGTKSVANQESRVLMLSEHARGDANPILLIDEDDVEAGHAASVGRVDPEQLYYLMSRGISQQEAERLVIHGFLDPVVRELPIEDVKRQLSEVIELKVNK, via the coding sequence ATGACGACTGAAACTTTGAACATTTCTGAAGCGCAACTAGTTGAATATTCACAAGCCCATAATGAGCCTGCTTGGATGACAGAATTACGTAAAGAAGCGTTGAAATTAACTGAAACTTTAGAAATGCCAAAACCAGATAAAACAAAAATAAATAAATGGGATTTTGACTCATTTAAACAACATGAAACGACAGGAGAAGTTTTCAATGCATTAGATGAATTGCCTGAAGCGGTAAAAGAAATCATTGATATTAAAAATTCTGAAAATTTAATTATACAACATAATAATACGCTTGCATTTACTAAGGTTTCAGAATCAGCAAGCAATGATGGTGTTATTGTTGAAGGTTTATCAGAAGCACTAGTGAATCATCCAGATTTAGTAAAACAACATTTAATGAATGAAACAGTGACTGTAGATGAACATCGCTTAACAGCATTACACACAGCACTTATCAATGGTGGTATTTTTGTATATGTTCCTAAAAATGTAGTTGTAGAACATCCAATTCAATATGTTGTATTACATGATGATGCTGATGCTAGTTTTTATAATCATGTGATTATTACGACTGAAGAAAGTGCAGAAGTCACATATGTAGAAAACTACTTATCAAATGCTGCTAGTGAAGCTGGGCAACTTAATATTATTTCAGAAGTCAATGCAGGTGCAAACTCAAAAATCACTTACGGTTCAGTAGATTACTTAGATAAAGGATTTACTGGTCATATTATTCGCCGTGGTGTCACAGCAGAAGATGCAACGATTAATTGGGCTTTAGGTCTAATGAATGAAGGTAGTCAAATTATTGATAATACTACGAATTTAATTGGCGACCGCTCTGAGAGTGCATTGAAATCTGTAGTAGTTGGTACTGGAGATCAAAAAATTAATTTAACTTCTAAGATTGTACAATATGGTAAAGAAACTAATGGCTATATTTTAAAACATGGTGTAATGCGTGAACATGCATCTACTGTCTTTAATGGAATTGGATATATTAAGCACGGTGGCACGAAATCTGTTGCTAACCAAGAGTCTCGTGTATTAATGCTTTCAGAGCACGCACGTGGAGATGCTAACCCAATATTATTAATTGATGAAGATGATGTAGAAGCAGGACATGCAGCATCAGTTGGGCGTGTAGATCCTGAACAATTATACTACCTTATGAGTCGCGGTATTTCTCAACAAGAGGCAGAACGTTTAGTTATTCATGGTTTCTTAGACCCAGTAGTACGTGAATTACCAATTGAAGATGTAAAACGACAATTAAGTGAAGTCATCGAACTTAAAGTTAATAAATAA
- the sufC gene encoding Fe-S cluster assembly ATPase SufC: MPSTLEIKDLHVSIEDKEILKGVNLTINTDEIHAVMGPNGTGKSTLSSAIMGHPSYEVTQGEVLLDGVNILELEVDERAKAGLFLAMQYPSEITGVTNAEFMRSAINAKREEGDEINLMQFIKKLDKEMGYLDIDENMAQRYLNEGFSGGEKKRNEILQLMMLEPKFAILDEIDSGLDIDALKVVSKGINKMRGEAFGALIITHYQRLLDYITPDHVHVMFGGKVVTSGGPELAKRLEEEGYEWVKEEFGATE, from the coding sequence ATGCCATCAACATTAGAAATTAAAGACCTACATGTGTCTATTGAAGATAAAGAGATTCTAAAGGGTGTTAATTTAACAATTAACACGGATGAAATCCATGCAGTTATGGGGCCTAACGGTACAGGTAAATCAACATTATCATCTGCGATTATGGGACACCCTAGCTATGAAGTAACACAAGGTGAAGTATTATTAGACGGCGTTAACATTTTAGAATTAGAAGTTGACGAACGTGCAAAAGCTGGATTGTTCTTAGCAATGCAATATCCATCAGAAATTACAGGCGTTACAAATGCAGAATTCATGCGTTCAGCAATAAATGCGAAACGTGAAGAAGGCGATGAAATAAATTTAATGCAATTCATCAAAAAATTAGATAAAGAGATGGGTTATTTAGATATAGATGAAAATATGGCGCAACGTTATTTAAATGAAGGTTTCTCAGGTGGAGAGAAAAAACGTAATGAAATTTTACAATTAATGATGTTAGAACCAAAATTCGCTATTTTAGATGAAATTGACTCTGGTCTAGATATTGATGCTTTAAAAGTAGTTTCTAAAGGTATCAATAAAATGCGTGGAGAAGCGTTTGGTGCATTAATCATCACTCACTATCAACGTTTATTAGACTATATTACACCAGATCACGTACATGTAATGTTCGGTGGTAAAGTAGTAACTTCAGGAGGACCTGAATTAGCTAAACGTCTTGAAGAAGAAGGTTATGAATGGGTTAAAGAAGAGTTCGGTGCTACAGAATAA
- a CDS encoding DUF368 domain-containing protein, whose translation MSKIKWSNLWRGFAMGTSDLVPGVSGGTIALLLGIYNDFIRSISGIFSKRFWESLKFLIPIVLGMLIAIGSLSKLINFLLNTHPIPTLFFFVGLILGIIPYLLKTSRFKQTFTAKHYMLVVLGIVVIVVITLLNNGNKHAGETLTFSTSLFIKYFIAGVCASSAMLLPGISGSFMLLVFGAYGTIMYAISEFLSFNFNAVPILLTVGLGIIAGFLLSSKAIQYFLNYHTSLTYALIIGFVVGSLYAVFPGLPTSIFMWFISALTLIIGFFISYKLGHISETGH comes from the coding sequence ATGTCGAAGATTAAATGGTCTAATTTATGGCGTGGATTCGCTATGGGGACCTCAGATTTAGTTCCTGGTGTTAGTGGTGGTACGATCGCCCTTTTGCTAGGCATATATAATGATTTCATACGTTCTATCAGTGGTATTTTCTCTAAACGTTTTTGGGAAAGTTTAAAGTTTTTAATTCCCATTGTACTTGGAATGTTAATCGCTATTGGTTCATTAAGTAAGTTGATTAACTTTTTATTAAATACACACCCTATCCCAACGTTATTCTTTTTTGTTGGACTTATTTTAGGTATTATTCCATATTTATTAAAAACTTCACGCTTCAAACAAACTTTTACAGCTAAGCATTATATGCTAGTAGTATTGGGTATTGTCGTTATTGTAGTGATTACTTTATTAAATAATGGTAATAAACATGCAGGTGAAACGCTAACATTTTCTACAAGTCTTTTTATTAAATATTTTATCGCTGGAGTTTGCGCTTCAAGTGCAATGTTATTACCAGGTATTTCAGGTTCATTTATGCTACTAGTATTTGGAGCTTATGGCACAATTATGTATGCAATTTCAGAATTTTTATCATTCAATTTCAATGCCGTGCCCATATTATTAACAGTTGGACTTGGTATTATCGCTGGTTTCTTATTATCTAGTAAAGCAATACAATATTTCTTAAACTATCATACATCTTTAACCTACGCCTTAATTATTGGATTTGTGGTAGGTTCACTCTATGCAGTATTTCCTGGATTACCTACTTCTATATTCATGTGGTTTATTTCAGCACTAACATTAATTATAGGATTTTTCATTAGTTATAAGTTAGGTCATATTAGCGAAACTGGTCATTAA
- a CDS encoding hemolysin family protein: protein MGTFISLITFIILLALTAFFVATEFAIVKVRTSRINTLANGNNKNALAAQKVVTHLDEYLAACQLGITITALGIGMVGESTFEFLLHPLFSSLGLSETMIHIFTLISAFIIATYLHVVIGEMAPKTIAIQKAEQLTLLIAKPIIMFSKLFYPFIFILNGSARLILKLFGMQPSKESELYHSEEELKLLIKESHEGGEISENELTHINRAFAFDEMTIQDGYIPIKDASLINIDKSISETKSYISHAHYTRFPVYKENNTNIIGYIHAKDLLNDSVTSIKSITHDILKIRLNTKYHQVLEQMKSNQIHIALIEDENGQPLGIITMENILENIVGDIKDEHDQR from the coding sequence TTGGGAACCTTTATTAGTTTAATTACATTTATCATTCTATTAGCACTTACCGCTTTCTTTGTTGCCACAGAATTCGCAATAGTCAAAGTGCGAACATCGAGAATTAATACACTGGCCAATGGAAATAATAAAAATGCGCTTGCAGCTCAAAAAGTTGTCACTCATTTAGATGAGTATTTGGCGGCTTGTCAATTAGGTATTACAATCACTGCTTTAGGTATAGGTATGGTTGGAGAATCAACCTTTGAGTTCTTATTGCACCCTCTTTTCAGTAGCTTAGGCTTGTCTGAAACTATGATCCATATTTTCACACTTATTAGTGCCTTTATCATTGCCACTTACTTGCATGTTGTAATTGGTGAAATGGCGCCTAAGACGATTGCCATTCAAAAAGCTGAACAACTTACTTTATTAATTGCTAAACCTATTATTATGTTTTCTAAATTATTTTATCCATTTATATTTATACTCAACGGTTCGGCACGCTTAATTTTAAAATTGTTCGGCATGCAACCTTCTAAGGAAAGTGAACTTTATCATTCTGAAGAAGAACTAAAGTTACTTATTAAAGAAAGCCATGAAGGCGGCGAAATTTCTGAGAATGAATTAACGCATATCAATCGTGCATTTGCCTTTGATGAAATGACTATCCAAGATGGCTATATACCTATCAAGGATGCTTCGCTAATTAATATAGACAAGTCAATTAGCGAGACGAAATCTTATATCAGTCATGCGCATTATACTCGATTTCCTGTATATAAGGAAAATAACACAAATATCATTGGTTATATCCACGCCAAAGATTTGCTAAACGACAGTGTTACTTCAATAAAAAGCATTACCCATGATATCCTTAAAATACGTCTCAATACCAAATATCATCAAGTACTCGAGCAAATGAAGAGCAACCAAATTCATATCGCACTCATAGAAGATGAAAATGGGCAGCCCCTAGGTATTATTACTATGGAAAACATACTCGAAAACATTGTCGGCGATATCAAAGACGAACATGATCAACGCTAA
- a CDS encoding TrkH family potassium uptake protein produces the protein MNKINKPIYFYLLLFLSTTLVGAALLYLPYTGKKPLDFIDALFIASSAFTVTGLSTIDISSQFNMLGESIILLLIQIGGLGIVTVTLLTLIFLNKKITIKNRHLLMVTWNIDEPGGVVKLIIHLLIYSLSTEFIGALLLCLSYIPKFGVGKGIFVSLFTSVSAFNNAGFALFKNNLMDFTKDPITMTVLPLLIIMGGIGNFVLIDLIHSKKLAKLSLHSKVVLATTLGLITIGALFFFILEQYNTLNGMTLIEKLGASFFQSVTTRTAGFNSVDMGNIHTSTALLMMGLMFIGGAPLSAAGGIKVTTFAVILVFLFSSLRNVERPSLFHRTISEKTIRNALTIFLLSFIYVLATTFILSLLNADTLFVKVLFEVISAFGTVGLSMDFTTEYGTITKIIIIIVMLSGKIGLLTLAPIFVNPKNRRYYYAKGQIHL, from the coding sequence GTGAATAAAATAAATAAACCTATATATTTTTATCTTTTGTTATTTTTATCAACTACATTAGTTGGTGCTGCTTTATTATATCTTCCCTATACAGGGAAAAAACCATTAGATTTTATAGATGCTTTATTTATTGCGTCCAGTGCTTTTACAGTAACTGGTTTATCTACGATAGACATTTCATCACAATTTAATATGCTTGGTGAATCTATCATCCTCTTACTGATTCAGATTGGTGGATTAGGTATTGTAACCGTTACTTTACTTACATTAATATTTTTAAATAAAAAAATAACTATTAAAAATAGGCACCTGCTCATGGTGACTTGGAATATTGATGAACCAGGCGGTGTAGTAAAATTAATTATTCATTTATTAATTTATAGTTTATCTACCGAATTTATTGGAGCGTTATTACTATGTTTATCGTATATACCAAAATTCGGTGTTGGCAAAGGTATTTTCGTCAGTTTGTTCACATCCGTATCAGCCTTTAACAATGCTGGTTTTGCACTTTTCAAAAACAATCTAATGGACTTCACAAAGGATCCTATTACAATGACAGTGCTTCCCCTATTAATAATAATGGGAGGAATTGGTAATTTTGTATTAATTGATTTAATTCATTCTAAAAAGTTAGCAAAGTTATCTTTACATTCAAAAGTAGTTCTAGCAACCACACTTGGCTTAATCACTATTGGTGCGCTATTTTTCTTTATTCTAGAACAATATAATACCTTAAATGGTATGACATTGATCGAAAAACTAGGCGCTTCATTTTTCCAATCTGTAACTACGCGTACTGCTGGATTCAATAGTGTTGATATGGGTAATATTCACACATCAACAGCGCTTCTAATGATGGGTCTAATGTTCATAGGTGGCGCGCCATTAAGTGCTGCTGGTGGTATAAAAGTAACTACTTTCGCTGTAATACTTGTATTTTTATTCAGTAGCTTACGAAATGTTGAGCGTCCTTCACTGTTCCATAGAACTATTTCGGAAAAAACAATACGTAACGCATTAACAATATTTTTATTATCATTTATTTATGTACTAGCTACGACTTTCATTTTGAGTCTTTTAAATGCTGACACACTATTTGTAAAAGTGTTATTTGAAGTTATTTCTGCATTTGGAACTGTTGGGTTAAGTATGGATTTTACAACGGAATATGGCACTATAACCAAAATTATAATTATAATAGTAATGCTGAGCGGAAAGATAGGCTTATTAACGCTAGCTCCTATTTTTGTAAACCCTAAAAATCGCAGATATTATTATGCCAAAGGCCAAATCCACTTATAA
- a CDS encoding GNAT family N-acetyltransferase, producing the protein MIEKIDSIKEAPFSLLLLADPSKEFILEHLRKGECFVFKENTEIIGCYVLREVSTESVEIVNIVVAESKQNLGIGKKLLANACDYAKEKGYIEICVGTGNSSVQPLLFYQKSGFRITSIDFGFFERNYEDPIYEHGILCRDMICLSKRL; encoded by the coding sequence ATGATAGAAAAAATTGACAGCATCAAAGAAGCACCGTTCAGTCTGTTATTATTAGCAGACCCTTCAAAAGAATTCATTTTAGAGCATCTTAGAAAAGGAGAATGTTTTGTATTTAAGGAGAATACGGAAATTATAGGATGCTATGTATTAAGAGAAGTGAGCACAGAATCTGTGGAGATCGTTAATATCGTAGTTGCTGAAAGTAAGCAAAACTTAGGAATTGGTAAGAAACTATTAGCCAATGCTTGTGATTATGCGAAAGAAAAAGGTTATATAGAAATTTGTGTAGGAACGGGAAATTCAAGCGTGCAACCACTTTTATTTTATCAAAAATCAGGTTTTAGAATTACGAGTATAGATTTTGGCTTTTTTGAAAGGAATTATGAAGATCCTATATATGAGCATGGTATTTTATGTCGGGATATGATTTGTTTATCAAAGCGATTATAA
- a CDS encoding MetQ/NlpA family ABC transporter substrate-binding protein — protein sequence MKKLFSLASVLVLALVLAACGNGGGGKDKTITVGASPAPHAEILEKAKPLLKDKGYDLKIKTINDYTTPNKLLNKGELDANFFQHTPYLKTDKKDKGYKIESAGNVHLEPMAVYSKKYKKLRDLPKGATVYVSNNPAEEGRFLKFFEDAGLIKLKKGVKPENATFKDIAENKKDIKFNNKQSAEYLPKIYQNEKADAVIINSNFAIDQKLSPKKDSIVVEKAKNNPYANLIAVKDGQKDDKKIKALMDVLQSKEIKDYINDKYDGAVVPAK from the coding sequence ATGAAAAAATTATTCAGTTTAGCTTCAGTATTAGTTTTAGCATTAGTTTTAGCAGCCTGTGGTAATGGCGGTGGTGGAAAAGATAAGACCATTACAGTTGGAGCTTCTCCTGCACCACATGCTGAAATATTAGAAAAGGCTAAACCATTATTGAAAGATAAAGGCTATGATTTGAAAATTAAAACTATTAACGACTATACAACGCCTAATAAGTTGTTAAATAAAGGTGAACTTGACGCAAACTTCTTTCAACATACACCTTATTTGAAAACAGATAAAAAAGATAAAGGCTATAAAATTGAATCTGCAGGTAATGTTCATTTAGAACCAATGGCAGTTTATTCAAAAAAATATAAAAAGTTAAGAGATTTACCAAAAGGTGCGACAGTTTATGTTTCAAACAATCCAGCTGAAGAAGGCCGTTTCTTAAAATTCTTTGAAGATGCAGGATTAATTAAACTTAAAAAAGGTGTAAAACCTGAAAATGCAACATTTAAAGATATCGCTGAAAACAAAAAAGATATTAAATTTAATAATAAACAATCTGCAGAATACTTACCTAAGATTTATCAAAATGAAAAAGCAGATGCCGTAATTATTAACTCTAACTTTGCTATCGACCAAAAATTAAGTCCTAAGAAAGATTCAATTGTAGTGGAGAAAGCGAAAAACAATCCTTACGCTAACTTAATTGCAGTAAAAGATGGACAAAAAGATGACAAAAAAATTAAAGCGTTAATGGATGTTCTACAATCTAAAGAGATTAAAGACTACATTAATGATAAATATGATGGCGCCGTTGTACCAGCAAAATAA
- a CDS encoding methionine ABC transporter permease, translated as MGNSFSDILQEMITMPNVSWSEVWLATYETLYMTVIATIFSCIFGLILGVLLFLSAKSKSSVARVFYSIVSFVVNLFRAIPFIILILLLIPFTSLILGTISGPTGALPALIIGAAPFYARLVEIAFKEIDKGVIEAAWSMGANTWTIVKKVLLPEAMPALISGITVTAIALVGSTAIAGVIGAGGLGNLAYLTGFTRNQNDVILVSTILILIIVFIIQFIGDWATNKVDKR; from the coding sequence ATGGGTAATTCATTTAGTGACATTCTCCAAGAGATGATTACAATGCCAAATGTGAGTTGGAGTGAAGTTTGGTTAGCCACTTATGAAACATTATATATGACTGTGATTGCGACAATATTTTCATGTATATTTGGTCTTATACTTGGTGTGCTACTGTTCTTATCAGCGAAGAGTAAATCATCGGTAGCAAGAGTGTTTTATAGTATCGTTTCATTTGTAGTCAATTTATTTAGAGCTATTCCATTTATTATTTTAATCCTTTTATTAATACCATTTACAAGTTTAATATTAGGTACAATAAGCGGTCCGACTGGTGCACTACCAGCGTTAATTATTGGTGCAGCACCATTCTATGCCAGACTTGTAGAAATTGCCTTTAAAGAAATTGATAAGGGTGTAATTGAGGCAGCTTGGTCAATGGGGGCAAATACCTGGACGATTGTGAAGAAAGTACTTTTACCAGAAGCTATGCCAGCACTAATTTCTGGAATCACCGTTACAGCAATTGCTTTAGTTGGTTCTACGGCAATAGCAGGTGTAATTGGTGCAGGGGGCTTAGGTAACCTTGCTTACTTAACTGGATTTACACGAAATCAAAATGACGTTATTTTAGTATCTACAATTTTAATATTAATCATTGTGTTCATCATTCAATTTATTGGTGACTGGGCTACAAACAAAGTTGATAAACGATAA
- a CDS encoding methionine ABC transporter ATP-binding protein, with translation MIELNQIVKRYKTKKQDVLAVDHVDLSIQSGSIFGVVGFSGAGKSTLIRLLNNLEQPTSGDVIIDGDTIGKLSKSELRQKRQKVSMIFQHFNLLWSRTVLNNITFPLEIAGVSRREAKQRALDLVELVGLKGREHAYPSELSGGQKQRVGIARALANEPTVLLCDEATSALDPQTTDEILELLLKIKEERNLTIVIITHEMHVIRRICDEVAVMENGRVIEQGQVSSVFENPQHAVTKRFVKDDLDDEFDESITDLVPLNANDYIVRLNFTGKNTTEPLVSYITKTHNIDVNILEANIKHTKDGSIGFLAVHIPNVNSEKFEKFINDLEAQHVSVEVLKHG, from the coding sequence ATGATTGAGTTAAATCAAATAGTCAAAAGGTACAAGACGAAAAAACAGGACGTACTAGCAGTAGATCATGTTGATTTAAGTATTCAATCAGGCTCAATTTTTGGTGTAGTTGGATTTTCTGGAGCAGGAAAAAGTACATTAATTAGACTTTTAAATAACCTAGAACAACCGACTTCAGGTGACGTTATCATTGATGGAGATACAATTGGTAAGTTATCTAAATCAGAGTTAAGACAAAAACGTCAAAAAGTGAGTATGATTTTTCAACATTTTAATTTACTATGGTCACGAACTGTATTAAATAATATTACTTTTCCTTTAGAGATAGCTGGTGTATCGCGTCGTGAAGCGAAACAAAGAGCGTTAGATTTAGTGGAACTCGTAGGGCTAAAAGGTAGAGAACATGCTTATCCATCAGAACTATCGGGTGGTCAGAAACAACGTGTAGGTATTGCACGCGCATTAGCAAATGAACCGACCGTGTTACTTTGCGATGAAGCAACGAGTGCACTAGATCCCCAGACAACAGATGAAATATTAGAACTGTTATTGAAAATTAAAGAAGAAAGAAATTTAACGATTGTAATTATTACACATGAAATGCATGTCATCAGACGTATATGTGATGAGGTTGCGGTAATGGAAAATGGTCGTGTTATAGAGCAAGGTCAAGTTTCAAGCGTATTTGAGAATCCGCAACATGCAGTTACAAAACGTTTTGTTAAAGATGATTTGGATGATGAGTTTGATGAATCTATTACAGATCTTGTACCATTAAATGCAAATGATTATATCGTGCGTTTGAATTTTACAGGTAAAAATACTACGGAACCATTAGTATCCTATATCACAAAGACACACAACATTGACGTTAACATTTTGGAAGCGAATATCAAGCACACCAAAGATGGATCAATTGGGTTTTTGGCGGTACATATTCCGAATGTAAATTCAGAAAAGTTCGAAAAATTCATAAATGATTTAGAAGCGCAGCATGTTTCAGTGGAGGTGTTAAAGCATGGGTAA
- a CDS encoding thioredoxin family protein — MNVIKEEHVDIHEHDEKEKHLIFGYTPTCGTCKISERMLDIANEILKLPVTKIDLNFHPDFSQINEIQSVPVLMVMSKGKEQKRIYAFQSVPYLLENLK, encoded by the coding sequence ATGAATGTAATAAAGGAAGAACATGTAGATATACATGAACATGATGAAAAAGAAAAACATCTCATATTTGGTTATACACCGACGTGTGGGACATGTAAGATATCTGAACGTATGTTAGATATCGCAAATGAAATTTTAAAATTACCAGTAACAAAAATAGATTTGAATTTTCATCCAGATTTTAGCCAAATAAATGAAATACAATCTGTGCCAGTACTTATGGTCATGTCGAAAGGGAAAGAACAAAAAAGAATCTATGCCTTTCAATCAGTACCTTATTTGTTAGAAAATTTGAAATAG